A window of the Cheilinus undulatus linkage group 21, ASM1832078v1, whole genome shotgun sequence genome harbors these coding sequences:
- the syngr1a gene encoding synaptogyrin-1a yields the protein MDGFQAYGSGKAGGAFDPLTFFRQPQTVVRILCWLFSIVILGCVANEGYTNRPEEVEEFCIFNRNQNVCNYAVAMGTLCFLCSSAFLALDVYFPQISGVKDRKKAVMADIAVSAVWSVVWFLGFCFLANQWQVSKVEDNPLNEGADAARAAIVFCFFSVFSWGGLTVLSMERLKRVSFEEEYNKLFSPPIA from the exons ATGGATGGTTTCCAGGCATATGGGTCAGGAAAGGCGGGAGGTGCTTTTGACCCCCTGACCTTCTTCAGACAACCTCAGACAGTGGTGAGGATCCTTTGCTGG TTGTTCTCCATCGTGATCCTCGGCTGTGTTGCTAATGAGGGTTATACTAACCGTCCTGAGGAGGTCGAAGAGTTCTGTATTTTTAACCGCAACCAGAACGTCTGCAACTATGCCGTTGCCATGGGAACgctttgttttctctgcagcagTGCTTTCCTTGCACTGGATGTCTACTTTCCTCAGATAAGTGGGGTGAAGGACAGAAAGAAGGCAGTCATGGCAGATATTGCTGTCTCAG ctgtctGGTCCGTGGTCTGGTTCCTGGGTTTCTGTTTTCTGGCCAATCAGTGGCAGGTTTCTAAAGTAGAGGATAACCCTCTAAATGAAGGAGCCGATGCTGCAAGAGCTGCAATTGTCTtctgctttttctctgttttttcctgG GGCGGTCTCACTGTGCTGTCCATGGAACGTCTGAAAAGAGTCTCATTTGAAGAGGAGTAcaacaaacttttcagccctcCAATCGCTTGA